Proteins encoded together in one Gemmatimonadota bacterium DH-78 window:
- a CDS encoding TonB-dependent receptor, whose product MKINVRVALFLLVGMLPAALPVQAQVGQVTGIVTNETTQQPLEGAQVYVESAGVGTLTNASGRFVLNDVPVGAQVLSAQMLGYATKSVDITVSAGTPATVNITLVETALALDELVVVGYGTQLRREVTGAVASVRGEDLAEAAVTPNLQTALQGRLAGVNVAESTGEPGAAPQVLVRGRGSISAGTEPLYVIDGVPYSMNSLEGTIDQANPTHGATSANPLASINPGDIENVEVLKDAAAAAIYGSRGSNGVILITTKRGQRGMAPEVNYRAYAGVQTAFNVPDMMNAQEQIEFVKLSRNNAYMFARDPLNPASANYNPSYDPDTNAGRAENGASANHLIPEAMVNWDGTDTDWLDLVLDNATLQNYDMSIRGGAENFSYFVSGGYANQAGVIEGSSFERLALRANLTLSASEKLELTTDINASYADHDRKAANAPYFGRPPGIIYSAMVSSPVVGVYDADGNYLQEGENSINGLGNGMTTTNHALAVRDYIDDKLQTGRVFGSVGANYSFLENLRYNLLVGFNYDTNNRDFYQGTQLAYRGSTTPQPYAQANSGQQSSWLIENTANYNTSFGSSRLDVLVGYTAEKQYQDTRFVIARNFPDDQVTTINGGEVTGGGQNKEEWSLVSMLGRVNYSLLDRYLATVTFRSDRSSRFGWGNQTGYFPSVSLGWQVTQEPFMRGVNFVSQLKPRVSYGVTGNFNIPNYGSIGLVGSSPYVLGDQLVPGATQNTLGNEELTWETTRQLNMGVDFGIFADRMYGTFDYYVSNTQDLLLNVNVPSSTGFASVLTNIGEVRNTGFEAQLTSRNLVGDFQWETDFSIGSNSNEVLRLGPEGDPILASGAAGIRHITQVGGEVGAYFGYVTDGVYMSQEEIDNGPVDMEGNPTVGDLRFKDINNDGVINADDRTEIGSYNPDYTWGIQNRFSFGGLDLGVFFNGVVGREIMNLTRRHMEAEGNFNLYGNLVGKYYVSPEQPGDGLHPKPDRESHGGGTRPSTRQIEDGSYVALKSITLGYNLPSDLAEKIWGNPRNVRFFGSVTNVAMWTDYWGWNPEVSVQSDGLTPGQDYGAYPLMRAYQFGLEIGF is encoded by the coding sequence ATGAAGATCAATGTTCGAGTCGCACTCTTCCTACTCGTCGGGATGCTGCCCGCGGCGCTGCCCGTCCAGGCGCAGGTCGGCCAGGTGACGGGCATCGTGACCAACGAGACAACCCAGCAGCCGCTGGAAGGGGCGCAGGTCTACGTCGAGAGCGCCGGCGTGGGTACGCTCACCAACGCGAGCGGCCGCTTCGTGCTGAACGATGTGCCGGTGGGCGCGCAGGTGCTGTCCGCCCAGATGCTCGGCTATGCCACCAAGAGCGTGGATATCACCGTGTCGGCCGGAACGCCGGCCACGGTGAACATCACGCTCGTGGAGACGGCGCTGGCCCTCGACGAGCTCGTGGTCGTCGGATACGGCACACAGCTCCGTCGCGAAGTGACCGGGGCCGTCGCGTCGGTGCGCGGTGAGGATCTCGCCGAGGCAGCCGTGACGCCCAACCTGCAGACGGCCCTCCAGGGCCGACTGGCGGGCGTGAACGTTGCGGAGTCTACCGGTGAGCCCGGTGCGGCCCCGCAGGTGCTGGTGCGCGGGCGCGGATCCATCTCCGCCGGCACCGAGCCGCTCTACGTGATCGACGGGGTGCCCTACTCGATGAACAGCCTCGAGGGCACCATCGATCAGGCGAACCCGACACACGGGGCCACCTCGGCCAACCCGCTGGCGAGCATCAACCCCGGCGATATCGAGAACGTCGAGGTGCTCAAGGACGCCGCGGCGGCCGCCATCTACGGATCGCGCGGCTCGAACGGTGTGATCCTGATCACCACGAAGCGCGGCCAGAGGGGCATGGCGCCCGAGGTGAACTACCGGGCGTACGCGGGTGTTCAGACGGCCTTCAACGTGCCCGACATGATGAACGCCCAGGAGCAGATCGAGTTCGTGAAGCTCTCGCGCAACAACGCCTACATGTTCGCGCGCGATCCGCTCAACCCGGCGAGCGCGAACTACAACCCGAGCTACGATCCCGACACCAATGCCGGGCGCGCGGAGAACGGGGCGAGCGCCAATCACCTCATTCCCGAGGCGATGGTGAACTGGGACGGCACCGACACCGACTGGCTCGACCTGGTGCTCGACAACGCCACGCTCCAGAACTACGACATGTCGATCCGCGGCGGCGCGGAGAACTTCTCGTACTTCGTGTCGGGTGGCTACGCGAATCAGGCCGGCGTGATCGAAGGCTCCAGCTTCGAGCGCCTGGCGCTGCGGGCCAACCTCACGCTGAGCGCCTCCGAGAAGCTCGAGCTCACGACCGACATCAACGCCAGCTACGCCGACCACGACCGCAAGGCGGCCAACGCGCCCTACTTCGGTCGGCCTCCGGGCATCATCTACTCGGCCATGGTCTCGTCGCCGGTGGTGGGTGTGTACGACGCCGACGGCAACTACCTGCAGGAAGGCGAGAACAGCATCAACGGTCTGGGCAACGGCATGACGACCACCAACCATGCCCTCGCCGTTCGCGACTACATCGACGACAAGCTCCAGACCGGACGGGTGTTCGGAAGCGTCGGGGCCAACTACTCGTTCCTCGAGAACCTGCGCTACAACCTGCTCGTCGGCTTCAACTACGACACGAACAACCGCGACTTCTACCAGGGCACGCAGCTCGCCTACCGCGGCAGCACCACCCCGCAGCCCTACGCGCAGGCAAACTCCGGGCAGCAGTCCAGCTGGCTGATCGAGAACACGGCGAACTACAACACCTCGTTCGGCTCCAGCCGCCTCGACGTGCTCGTGGGCTACACCGCCGAGAAGCAGTACCAGGACACCCGCTTCGTGATCGCCCGCAACTTCCCGGACGATCAGGTCACCACGATCAACGGGGGTGAGGTGACCGGCGGCGGCCAGAACAAGGAGGAGTGGTCGCTCGTCTCCATGCTGGGCCGCGTCAACTACAGCCTGCTCGACCGCTACCTCGCGACCGTCACCTTCCGGTCCGACCGCTCGTCGCGCTTCGGCTGGGGCAACCAGACCGGGTACTTCCCGTCGGTCTCCCTGGGCTGGCAGGTGACCCAGGAGCCGTTCATGCGCGGGGTGAACTTCGTGAGCCAGCTCAAGCCCCGCGTCAGCTACGGGGTGACGGGCAACTTCAACATTCCGAACTACGGCTCGATCGGGCTTGTGGGAAGCAGCCCGTACGTGCTCGGCGACCAGCTGGTGCCCGGCGCCACACAGAACACTCTGGGCAACGAGGAACTGACCTGGGAGACCACCCGACAGCTGAACATGGGTGTCGACTTCGGGATCTTCGCCGATCGCATGTACGGCACCTTCGACTACTACGTGTCGAACACGCAGGACCTGCTCCTCAACGTGAACGTGCCGTCGTCGACCGGCTTCGCCTCGGTGCTCACGAACATCGGTGAGGTCCGCAACACCGGCTTCGAGGCGCAGCTCACCTCGCGCAACCTGGTGGGCGACTTCCAGTGGGAGACCGACTTCAGCATCGGTTCGAACTCCAACGAGGTGCTCCGCCTCGGTCCGGAAGGAGACCCGATCCTCGCCTCGGGTGCCGCCGGCATCCGTCACATCACCCAGGTGGGTGGCGAGGTCGGCGCCTACTTCGGCTACGTGACCGACGGCGTCTACATGAGCCAGGAAGAGATCGACAACGGCCCGGTCGACATGGAGGGCAACCCCACCGTCGGCGACCTCCGGTTCAAGGACATCAACAACGACGGCGTGATCAACGCCGACGATCGCACCGAGATCGGCAGCTACAACCCGGACTACACCTGGGGCATCCAGAACCGGTTCAGCTTCGGTGGGCTCGACCTGGGCGTCTTCTTCAACGGCGTGGTCGGGCGTGAGATCATGAACCTCACCCGTCGCCACATGGAGGCGGAGGGCAACTTCAACCTCTACGGCAACCTCGTCGGCAAGTACTACGTCTCGCCCGAGCAGCCCGGAGACGGCCTCCACCCGAAGCCCGACCGCGAGTCGCACGGCGGGGGCACGCGCCCGTCCACCCGTCAGATCGAGGACGGTTCGTACGTGGCTCTGAAGAGCATCACGCTCGGGTACAACCTGCCCTCCGACCTGGCCGAGAAGATCTGGGGCAACCCCCGCAACGTCCGCTTCTTCGGCTCGGTGACCAACGTCGCCATGTGGACCGACTACTGGGGATGGAACCCCGAGGTCAGCGTCCAGTCGGACGGACTGACGCCGGGTCAGGACTACGGAGCGTACCCGCTGATGCGGGCCTACCAGTTCGGTCTCGAGATCGGGTTCTGA
- a CDS encoding sugar isomerase, producing MNANDSRYTRFSLCREMLDTVEVVENFDPDRTKSAAGAIARRGRLLLTGEGSSRIFPAKNAVRKGLTWGADLWITTEGSRQAATYDLSDFAVFGASNSGRTAEVIAVLRQLEDAGNPHRYGLTANRDTVLERHAEETFVLTCGWENAVAATKSVAEQALVYQSVVSHVAGRDMAVDLAGASECIHTALTSAIDPRIIEALLQAPTIYFAGYNDGVAEELTLKTNEITRRKSDYLEGTYAVHGIEEVMDPRDVVVVVDPIEAEFEKFEQVLVDGVGLTVVAISTVDTPFLDVRVPDAGEMNPFVQLAAGWNLLVEVGLALDIDLDKAERARKVGNEVTG from the coding sequence ATGAACGCGAACGATTCCCGCTACACCCGGTTCTCCCTCTGCCGCGAGATGCTCGACACGGTCGAGGTGGTGGAGAACTTCGACCCCGACCGCACGAAGAGCGCCGCCGGAGCGATCGCCCGACGCGGCCGGCTCCTGCTGACCGGCGAGGGTTCGAGCCGCATCTTCCCGGCCAAGAACGCCGTGCGGAAGGGGCTGACCTGGGGCGCCGACCTCTGGATCACCACCGAGGGATCGCGCCAGGCCGCCACCTACGACCTGTCGGACTTCGCCGTGTTCGGGGCCTCCAACTCGGGGCGCACGGCAGAGGTGATCGCGGTGCTTCGCCAGCTCGAGGACGCCGGCAATCCCCACCGGTACGGGCTCACCGCCAACCGCGACACCGTCCTCGAGCGGCACGCCGAGGAGACGTTCGTGCTCACCTGCGGTTGGGAGAATGCGGTGGCTGCCACGAAGAGCGTGGCCGAGCAGGCGCTCGTCTACCAGTCGGTGGTGAGCCACGTGGCCGGGCGCGACATGGCCGTCGACCTCGCCGGCGCATCGGAGTGCATTCACACCGCGCTCACCTCCGCCATCGATCCCCGGATCATCGAGGCGCTCCTCCAGGCACCCACGATCTACTTCGCCGGATACAACGACGGCGTGGCGGAGGAGCTGACCCTCAAGACGAACGAGATCACGCGCCGCAAGAGCGACTACCTGGAGGGCACCTACGCCGTGCACGGCATCGAGGAAGTGATGGACCCCCGCGACGTGGTGGTGGTGGTCGATCCCATCGAGGCGGAGTTCGAGAAGTTCGAACAGGTGCTCGTGGACGGAGTGGGTCTGACCGTGGTGGCCATCAGCACGGTCGACACCCCCTTCCTCGACGTTCGCGTGCCCGATGCCGGAGAGATGAATCCGTTCGTTCAGCTGGCCGCCGGGTGGAACCTGCTCGTGGAAGTGGGGCTCGCGCTCGACATCGACCTCGACAAGGCGGAGCGCGCCCGAAAGGTGGGCAACGAGGTGACCGGATGA
- a CDS encoding HAMP domain-containing sensor histidine kinase, translating into MPERIGRTRRVSLLSAFLTATVLLALWLGWEAVDAADSRRETAEAVLRDYARISLGSVANVVDDELDDLLDTAFDNVDGALRRFSDRLPDPREIGWELDDAARASGCGGCIGIRNPVLLFTADLATGGLRYETPGPEEGRAPTRDDVLRIAARVAAARPEVRGGDTEGLMALEPELAGSSASVVGFLLARDTLAHTRVAGFVVPREAVTELLAKWFDDTRLLPEPIGGGLPNDSLLNVTVRTADGLAIYSSPVDYPARLAVSDTLDGVGTGLIVDLAVRPDKASELIIGGLPSTRLPLLIALLFLTLGVGAAALVQSRRERRFQRLRDDFVSGVSHELRTPLAQIRMFAELQETGRLTTDDDRSRATRVIHREARRLSHLVENILQFSRLRYSRGPELPLEELDLAEALRDGVEAMEALIRERGMRLQVDLQRGLRMRGNRDALTRIVVNLLDNASKYGPSGQTVRLELDAKGGEARLTVEDEGPGVPPPDRERIWHPYRRLERDVIARRPGTGIGLAVVRDLAVTLGGSTRVLEAAGGGARFVVALPLVVEKSP; encoded by the coding sequence TTGCCCGAACGAATCGGCCGCACCCGTCGCGTCTCACTGCTGAGTGCGTTCCTGACCGCGACCGTGCTGCTCGCGCTCTGGCTCGGATGGGAGGCCGTGGACGCCGCCGACTCACGCCGTGAGACGGCCGAGGCGGTGCTCCGCGACTACGCCCGGATCTCGCTCGGCTCCGTCGCCAACGTGGTGGACGATGAACTCGACGACCTTCTCGATACCGCCTTCGACAACGTCGATGGCGCTCTCCGCCGCTTCTCCGATCGGCTGCCCGACCCCAGAGAGATCGGGTGGGAGCTCGACGACGCGGCCCGTGCCTCGGGGTGTGGGGGCTGCATCGGCATTCGAAACCCTGTTCTGCTGTTCACGGCCGATCTCGCCACCGGCGGTCTCCGGTACGAAACTCCGGGCCCTGAAGAGGGGCGCGCGCCGACCCGTGACGACGTCCTGCGCATCGCCGCACGGGTCGCCGCCGCCCGTCCCGAGGTGCGCGGGGGCGACACCGAGGGGCTGATGGCGCTCGAACCGGAGCTCGCCGGATCGTCGGCCTCCGTGGTCGGCTTCCTGCTCGCCCGCGATACGCTCGCCCACACGCGGGTCGCTGGATTCGTCGTGCCGCGCGAGGCCGTCACCGAGCTCTTGGCGAAGTGGTTCGACGACACGCGTCTGCTCCCCGAGCCGATCGGAGGAGGGCTGCCCAACGATTCCCTGCTCAACGTCACCGTCCGGACTGCGGACGGCCTCGCGATCTACAGCTCCCCGGTGGACTACCCCGCCCGCCTCGCGGTATCGGACACCCTCGACGGGGTCGGCACGGGTCTGATCGTCGACCTCGCCGTGCGCCCCGACAAGGCCTCGGAACTCATCATCGGTGGCCTGCCGTCCACCCGACTCCCTCTTCTGATCGCCCTGCTCTTCCTCACCCTTGGCGTCGGTGCGGCGGCACTGGTCCAGTCCCGGAGGGAGCGACGCTTTCAGCGACTGCGCGACGATTTCGTGTCGGGGGTGTCGCACGAGCTCCGGACCCCGCTCGCGCAGATTCGAATGTTCGCCGAACTCCAGGAGACGGGGCGTCTCACGACCGACGACGATCGGAGCCGGGCGACACGCGTGATCCACCGCGAGGCCCGACGGCTCAGCCATCTGGTGGAGAACATCCTCCAGTTTTCGCGGCTGCGGTACTCCCGCGGCCCGGAACTCCCGCTGGAAGAGCTCGACCTCGCGGAAGCGCTGAGGGATGGCGTGGAAGCGATGGAGGCGCTGATCCGGGAGCGGGGCATGCGCCTGCAGGTGGATCTGCAACGGGGGCTGCGAATGCGCGGGAATCGCGACGCCCTCACGCGCATCGTCGTCAACCTTCTCGACAATGCCTCCAAGTACGGCCCGTCCGGGCAGACGGTCCGACTCGAGCTGGACGCGAAGGGCGGCGAAGCGCGACTGACGGTGGAGGATGAGGGCCCCGGTGTGCCGCCGCCCGACCGTGAACGCATCTGGCATCCGTATCGCCGCCTCGAGCGGGATGTGATCGCCCGTCGGCCGGGCACCGGGATCGGGCTCGCGGTCGTACGCGACCTCGCCGTCACCCTCGGGGGGTCCACGCGCGTGCTGGAGGCCGCCGGCGGAGGCGCGCGATTCGTGGTCGCACTGCCGCTCGTGGTCGAGAAGTCGCCATGA
- a CDS encoding TonB-dependent receptor plug domain-containing protein — protein sequence MPRAMKRPRRSPLTGAGAAVVTGALLASACSTTLPPPGSTAVASGPSEVEIGYGTQAAEEVTGAVASIRVDEMDREITSFEDLFQGVAGVTVRRLSNGGISVRVRGSSSLSSDAEPLFVINGVPIRAAPGQALMGVNPRDVTRVDVLKDAGATSIYGSRGANGVILIFTTPREAPALQRPTAPAHAGAADPPSPEYSGGSWRPAAISLPVHSMER from the coding sequence GTGCCCCGCGCCATGAAGCGTCCACGCCGTTCACCTCTGACGGGCGCTGGAGCGGCCGTCGTCACCGGGGCGCTGTTGGCTTCGGCGTGCAGCACGACGCTGCCGCCCCCCGGAAGCACCGCCGTCGCCTCCGGTCCGAGCGAAGTCGAGATCGGGTACGGCACCCAGGCCGCCGAGGAGGTGACCGGTGCCGTCGCGTCCATCCGAGTGGACGAGATGGATCGCGAGATCACCAGCTTCGAAGATCTCTTCCAGGGCGTCGCCGGGGTGACCGTGCGGCGCCTGTCCAACGGCGGCATCTCGGTCCGAGTCCGCGGCTCGTCGTCGCTCAGCAGCGACGCCGAACCGCTGTTCGTGATCAACGGGGTGCCGATCCGCGCCGCACCCGGCCAGGCACTGATGGGCGTGAACCCGCGCGACGTCACCCGCGTCGACGTGTTGAAGGACGCCGGGGCCACCTCGATCTACGGAAGCCGGGGAGCGAACGGGGTGATCCTGATCTTCACCACCCCGCGCGAAGCCCCCGCGCTCCAGCGGCCAACCGCGCCGGCGCACGCCGGCGCAGCCGACCCGCCATCCCCCGAGTACTCCGGTGGTTCGTGGCGGCCTGCCGCGATTTCCTTGCCAGTGCACAGTATGGAAAGGTAG
- a CDS encoding RagB/SusD family nutrient uptake outer membrane protein, which translates to MTLTTRAILTLASVGVLAGCSEDFTLLSPISERNVESFYQTPTDFTVALNGTYSTLAGNGAYNRSYVLLHEMRSDNTMNGGGNTGLAEVFFRLAHFSELATASELSSPWTTAYQGIARANTILGRIDNLEDGPFKDRTRGEALFIRSLFYYQLAVLWGNVPLQLEEVRSPNVEVNQVSADVIYQQIASDLELAQSLLPASYDATNAGRATSGAANTLLGLVYLTDGQDGLAEAALRRVVNSGQYQLVDDYADLWGVANENNVESVFELQYKAGGTDTGSQFTDYYTPFGDGGGVGAGNAPQVLSPDIEYIHDVQYGIAENDERGWGGTWGFEVENGDTTNVWVAKWESTPFGPGDADNNFPVFRYADVLLMLAEAVGETAEGYALINQVRERAGVTPIDASTPGTYEEKLLFERRLEFITEGKRWADLLRFGMARSVMADFEPLETIGLTEADIRLVYPIPQREIDVAPGQMVQNSF; encoded by the coding sequence ATGACGCTGACCACGCGCGCGATCCTGACTCTCGCCTCCGTCGGAGTGCTGGCGGGCTGCAGTGAGGACTTCACCCTGCTGAGCCCCATCTCCGAGCGGAACGTGGAGTCGTTCTACCAGACGCCCACCGATTTCACGGTGGCCCTCAACGGCACCTACAGCACGCTGGCGGGCAACGGAGCGTACAACCGCTCCTACGTGCTGCTGCACGAGATGCGCTCCGACAACACCATGAACGGCGGCGGCAACACCGGTCTCGCCGAGGTGTTCTTCCGGCTGGCGCACTTCTCGGAGCTCGCGACGGCGTCGGAACTCTCCAGCCCGTGGACGACGGCCTACCAGGGCATCGCCCGGGCCAACACGATCCTCGGCCGCATCGACAACCTCGAGGACGGGCCGTTCAAGGACCGGACGCGGGGTGAGGCCCTCTTCATCCGCTCGCTCTTCTACTACCAGTTGGCGGTGCTGTGGGGCAACGTGCCCCTTCAGCTCGAAGAGGTCCGCTCTCCGAACGTCGAGGTCAATCAGGTCTCGGCCGATGTGATCTACCAGCAGATCGCCTCGGACCTGGAACTGGCCCAGAGCCTGCTTCCGGCTTCGTACGACGCCACCAACGCCGGCCGCGCCACCAGCGGTGCCGCCAACACCCTCCTCGGCCTCGTCTACCTCACCGACGGCCAGGACGGCCTCGCCGAGGCCGCACTTCGGCGCGTGGTGAACTCCGGGCAGTACCAGCTGGTCGACGATTACGCCGACCTCTGGGGCGTGGCGAACGAGAACAACGTGGAGTCGGTGTTCGAACTGCAGTACAAGGCCGGCGGCACCGACACCGGCAGCCAGTTCACCGACTACTACACGCCCTTCGGTGACGGCGGCGGCGTGGGCGCCGGCAACGCCCCGCAGGTGCTGTCGCCCGACATCGAGTACATCCACGACGTGCAGTACGGCATCGCCGAGAACGACGAGCGTGGATGGGGCGGCACCTGGGGGTTCGAGGTGGAGAACGGCGATACGACGAACGTCTGGGTCGCGAAGTGGGAGAGCACCCCCTTCGGACCGGGTGACGCCGACAACAACTTCCCGGTCTTCCGGTACGCCGACGTCCTGCTGATGCTCGCCGAGGCGGTGGGCGAGACCGCCGAGGGCTACGCCCTGATCAACCAGGTGCGGGAGCGGGCCGGGGTGACGCCGATCGACGCCTCCACCCCCGGCACCTACGAGGAGAAGCTGCTCTTCGAGCGCCGCCTCGAGTTCATCACCGAGGGCAAGCGGTGGGCCGATCTCCTGCGCTTCGGCATGGCGCGGTCGGTGATGGCCGACTTCGAGCCGCTCGAGACGATCGGGCTCACGGAGGCGGACATTCGTCTGGTGTATCCGATCCCGCAGCGCGAGATCGACGTGGCTCCCGGCCAGATGGTTCAGAACTCCTTCTGA
- a CDS encoding TipAS antibiotic-recognition domain-containing protein: MEWSIREIARLAGTTSRALRHYDQLGVLAPSRVGDNGYRYYDADALLRLQRILLLREMGVDLATIGELLDGQRDHRAALVGHLEELRDERRRLERRIRSVESTIGKLERGEDLMAEEMLDGFDHTRYRDEVVERWGEEAYAEGDRWWRERSSAEKADFKATWEALARDWQHAVDAELDPDGAPAQALARRHCAWLSGIPGTPQSGGRPSKEYFVGLAEMYVSDERFARNFGGVEAAAFVRDAMTTFADREL; encoded by the coding sequence GTGGAGTGGTCGATCCGAGAGATCGCGCGGCTGGCCGGCACCACGTCGCGTGCATTGCGGCACTACGACCAGCTGGGCGTGCTTGCGCCGAGCCGGGTGGGCGACAACGGCTACCGGTACTACGATGCCGACGCGCTCCTGCGACTGCAGCGGATTCTGCTGCTGCGGGAGATGGGCGTCGACCTGGCGACCATCGGCGAGCTGCTCGACGGGCAGCGCGATCATCGCGCGGCACTGGTCGGACACCTCGAGGAGCTGCGCGACGAGCGCCGGCGACTCGAGCGGCGGATCCGAAGCGTGGAGTCCACCATCGGGAAACTCGAACGAGGAGAGGATCTCATGGCCGAGGAAATGCTGGACGGCTTCGATCACACCCGCTACCGCGACGAGGTGGTGGAGCGCTGGGGCGAGGAGGCCTATGCGGAGGGCGACCGCTGGTGGCGGGAGCGGTCGTCGGCTGAGAAGGCCGACTTCAAGGCGACCTGGGAGGCGCTGGCGCGCGACTGGCAGCACGCGGTCGACGCGGAGCTCGACCCCGACGGGGCTCCGGCGCAGGCGCTGGCCCGCCGACACTGTGCGTGGCTCTCGGGGATTCCGGGCACGCCGCAGTCGGGAGGACGGCCGTCGAAGGAGTACTTCGTCGGACTCGCCGAGATGTACGTGTCCGACGAGCGCTTCGCGCGCAACTTCGGGGGGGTCGAAGCGGCCGCCTTCGTGCGCGACGCGATGACGACCTTCGCCGATCGCGAGCTGTAG
- a CDS encoding response regulator transcription factor yields MSYMLIVEDNDDLAFGLRRTLEFEGREVDVASDGEAGVAMVADRAPELIILDVMLPGQTGFEVLRELRRGGFRAPILMLTARGEESDVITGFDSGADDYVTKPFSTLELMARVRALLRRTATGAGAVSSPASHPWTVADIRVDPSTRTVVRAGSPVQLTPKEFDLLTALHDRQGAIASRADLLSEVWGYRNAEVATRTVDIHMAELRKKLEKDPSRPAFLLTVRKAGYRMKS; encoded by the coding sequence ATGAGCTACATGCTCATCGTCGAGGACAACGACGACCTCGCCTTCGGCCTGCGACGCACTCTGGAGTTCGAAGGCCGCGAAGTGGATGTGGCGTCCGATGGCGAGGCGGGAGTGGCGATGGTGGCCGACCGGGCGCCGGAGCTGATCATTCTCGACGTCATGCTGCCCGGCCAGACCGGCTTCGAGGTGCTGCGGGAACTGCGCCGCGGCGGATTCCGCGCGCCGATCCTCATGCTCACCGCCCGCGGCGAGGAGTCGGATGTGATCACCGGTTTCGACTCCGGCGCGGACGACTACGTCACCAAACCGTTCAGTACGCTGGAACTGATGGCCCGCGTCCGCGCCCTGCTCCGCCGAACGGCGACGGGGGCCGGAGCCGTCTCGTCGCCGGCCTCCCACCCCTGGACGGTGGCCGACATTCGGGTCGATCCGTCGACGCGAACCGTGGTACGGGCGGGTTCACCGGTCCAGCTGACCCCCAAGGAGTTCGACCTGCTCACCGCTCTCCACGACCGGCAGGGCGCCATCGCGTCTCGCGCGGACCTGCTGTCGGAGGTGTGGGGCTACCGGAATGCCGAGGTGGCCACTCGCACCGTCGACATCCACATGGCCGAGCTGCGCAAGAAGCTGGAGAAGGACCCCTCTCGGCCCGCATTCCTCCTCACGGTGCGCAAAGCCGGCTACCGAATGAAATCGTAG